The sequence below is a genomic window from Sorangiineae bacterium MSr12523.
GCAGAGGCTTGCGCGGAAGCCCCCGCGTCGCGCGTATAGCGTCGGTTTAACCATTTCCGAGGGCCTCGCCGCTATGCGATCGAGGCTGAATCGGTAACGGGGTGCTCCAGTGTTTGTGAACCCGGCTGGCCAACCAGCCTGCGATCGATCCCACCGCTGCCGCCACGCCGAGCTTGGCAAAGGTCTCGGCCGAGGGCGGAAGGTGCGATGCAAAGTACGAGACGAGGCCGAGAAAGAATCCGAGCAAGTTGTTGAAGACCGGAACGAGCCGCAACGATACGACCACCATCGCGACGGAAAAGACCACCACCGAGATCGTCCACGGCCCCAGGTGCGGGCCGAGCGCGTGAAGGCCCACCGCAGCGCCCATTCCGCATGCCAAGCCCACCAGCACGCAGGCGAAGTTGATCGCACCGTGCCGGAAGTCGACACCGCGCGTGAAGAACGCGATCCAGCCGATGAACATGGCCCACACCGGCAAATCGAGAAGCACGAAGCTCACCGTTGCCGCCGCCGATGCGACCAGCGATTCACCCACGGTGATCTTCCATTGAGCCGAAGCCATTTCACGCGCCATGAGACACCCCCACCGCAAAGATACGTTTCACGAGATTCTCCTTTTGTCCTGCGTCCACGGCGTTATCCGCGTCGCAAGGGAAACAATGGGCCCGCGAACCGCATGCGACCAATGCATAGTGTCAATATCGAACATGCACGGGGCGCAAGTGCATCGACGGTGAGTCGCTCTCCCCGTGCCCGTTTATCCCTAAGGAGCTTCCTCGGCGAAGCGATCTCGTTGGCCGATGGGCCCCTCTGGGCGCCACGAGCACCACGGAATGCGCGCATTGACCTTTTGGCCGCCCGCTATCAAGGTCGCCGCCGGCGGATGATGCATGTGCAGAAGCCAATCGTCGAAGGTGTCGAATGGCACCGCCAAGTGGAGGCGGAAGAAGAAGTCGTTGTCCTCGCCACCCCAGCCTTCGTAGCGTTCGTCGAAGCCCCCGATGCGGCGGAACGCTTCGGTCCTGAGCCACAATGAGCAGCTCGGCGGGCGCCGGATTCGAAATGCGCGCAACCGGTCGACGTCCACGTCGGGTGTACCCTCGTGGATGCGTTGGCGAATGGCCGCCGACGTGGCCACCTCGTCGAGGCACGACATGTCTCGGTAGGTCAGATGGGCGCCCGTCCCCGGCAGCTGCAAACGGGCCACGTTGCGCGCGATGTAGTCGCGGTCGACGAGAACGTCGCCGTCCAGAATGCACAACAACTCGGAGTCGTCGGCGGCGTTCACGACGGCCACATTGATGGCCCAGGAGCGATTGAAAGCGCCGGCCTTCGGAGCAAACAAGTATTCGTCGACGTACGGCTCGACGGCATCGCGCCAGCGGGCGCTTCGATCCGACTCGATGACGACGACGCGATACTCGTCACGGGCAACCGACTGATCCTGCAAAGCGAGTAGGCAGGCGAATAGATTCCGCAAGCGCGTTCCATGCGTATCGCGGTCCCGAAACGGAATGATCACGGTAACCACCGGCGGCCGCCCCGAGCCGGCCCGACGGGGCGCGACGTTCTTCAATTCCGAGGCCGATACGGGGAGCACCTGACGCTCGTACTTCACACCGAGATGATAGCCGACGCGCGAAACGCACTCGGCTTGCCACGCTTTTTCGAACAAATCCTGCGACGAGGAGCCGCTTTCGAGCAAAGCGGCTTTCAAATCGAAATAGTGCCCCGGCGCCGTAGGCTCCGCAGCCAAATGTTCACCCAGCGCCCGAATCGTCGAATTGGCATGGTTCCGAATGGCATCGACCACCGCAAGGGTCCACGGTTGCGAGCGCTCCCAATAGGTCCGATTGGCTGTTTTGACATCGGGATCGGACGCCACCACCACGCTATCGGCAACCGCCGTGGCCAAAATGCCGCGATCCAAAGGTATCGAGCGGGACATGCAATTTCTCCTAGTGGTCAATGTCGGCGGTCCAATCGGGCGAAGATGCCCATTCCAATCAGCAAAACGGCGGCCGCCGTATGGAACATCACGGCATAATTGGTGGCGCGAACCACGAATCCAAACAAAGGCCCGGCCACGATCGTTCCGATGTCGTAGAACGACGTAAAAATCGCCAGCGCAGAACCGCGTGCCCGAGGATCGGCCCGCGTGACCACGAGGCCCAATAGGACGGGAAGTGCATAGCCCTGGCCGACTCCGCACGCGATCCCTGCCGCTGCAAGCCCATATCCGCTCGAGGCTTGCCCGAGCAACAAAAGCCCCGTGGCCATCGAGACCATGCCGACGAAGAGGACCCGTTTCGGGCCTGCGCGCTCGGGCAGCCGGCCCCCGAGCACGCGAATCAAGATGGACATGGTGGTGTACATCGAAAAGAAGACCGCCACGGAACCGATGCCGCTGCTTTGAACGAAGGTCTTCAGAAATGTAAAATAGATGGCGGCAATGATCGCGCAAAGCAAGCTTGCGAACCACAATGGGAGAAGCTCGCGCTGCAGCATGGCCGCCGAGAAATGCCGCGGCGGTCCATCACCGGCGGGTCCCGCATCGGTCAGCGCGGAGGAGATGGCGCACGCGAGAATGGCAAACGCCGCCGACGTCGCAAAAAGAAGTACATAATCGGCGCGCACGCGCAGCAAGGCTTCGCCGAGCAATCCTGCAAGGCCGATGGGGAGAATCCCCGCCACCCCGAAGAGCGCCATACCCTGGATGCGCCGGGGCTCGGGCAGATGGGCGGCGGCATACGCGTAAAACGAGGTAACGAGCACCTGAATCGCAATCGTTTGCAGCATGCGAAGCGGGTAAAACCAGAGAAGGCCACGGC
It includes:
- a CDS encoding DUF1097 domain-containing protein; this translates as MASAQWKITVGESLVASAAATVSFVLLDLPVWAMFIGWIAFFTRGVDFRHGAINFACVLVGLACGMGAAVGLHALGPHLGPWTISVVVFSVAMVVVSLRLVPVFNNLLGFFLGLVSYFASHLPPSAETFAKLGVAAAVGSIAGWLASRVHKHWSTPLPIQPRSHSGEALGNG
- a CDS encoding MFS transporter, producing the protein MNTTVAQAAPLLTRPFALAWVAYFFHALSFQLHLHVPGYLHGRGATEFDIGLSYAVSAASAIAAKPLCGRRIDGAGPRPVLLVGGVLAVTSTCGYLLLQGRGLLWFYPLRMLQTIAIQVLVTSFYAYAAAHLPEPRRIQGMALFGVAGILPIGLAGLLGEALLRVRADYVLLFATSAAFAILACAISSALTDAGPAGDGPPRHFSAAMLQRELLPLWFASLLCAIIAAIYFTFLKTFVQSSGIGSVAVFFSMYTTMSILIRVLGGRLPERAGPKRVLFVGMVSMATGLLLLGQASSGYGLAAAGIACGVGQGYALPVLLGLVVTRADPRARGSALAIFTSFYDIGTIVAGPLFGFVVRATNYAVMFHTAAAVLLIGMGIFARLDRRH